One Cervus canadensis isolate Bull #8, Minnesota chromosome 13, ASM1932006v1, whole genome shotgun sequence DNA segment encodes these proteins:
- the TNNT2 gene encoding troponin T, cardiac muscle isoform X4, protein MSDVEETVDEYEEQEEAAAEEHEEVVEEEAGGEAEAGEPSTADGEEEEGREAEDGPVEESKPRPRPFMPNLVPPKIPDGERVDFDDIHRKRMEKDLNELQTLIEAHFENRKKEEEELVSLKDRIEKRRAERAEQQRIRTEREKERQTRLAEERARREEEESRRKAEDEARKKKALSNLMHFGGYIQKAETERKSGKRQTEREKKKKILAERRKVLAIDHLNEDQLREKAKELWQSIYDLEAEKFDLQEKFKQQKYEINVLRNRINDNQKVSKTRGKAKVTGRWK, encoded by the exons ATGTCGGACGTGGAAGAGACGGTGGATGAGTATGA GGAGCAGGAAG AAGCAGCCGCGGAAG AGCACGAGGAGGTGGTGGAAGAGGAGGCTGGAGGCGAGGCTGAGGCTGGGGAGCCCAGCACCGCAG atggagaagaagaGGAAGGTAGAGAGGCTGAAG ATGGCCCGGTGGAGGAGTCCAAGCCCAGGCCCAG gcccttcaTGCCCAACTTGGTGCCACCCAAGATCCCTGATGGAGAGAGGGTGGACTTTGAT GACATCCACCGGAAGCGCATGGAGAAGGACCTCAACGAGCTGCAGACGCTGATTGAGGCGCATTTCGAGAACcgcaagaaggaggaggaggagctggtctCCCTCAAAGACAGGATC GAGAAGCGGCGGGCCGAGCGCGCGGAGCAGCAGCGCATCCGGACGGAGCGCGAGAAAGAGCGGCAGACGCGCCTGGCG GAGGAGCGCGCCCGccgagaggaggaggagagccgCAGGAAGGCGGAGGACGAGGCGCGCAAGAAGAAGGCTCTGTCCAACTTGATGCACTTCGGAGGCTACATCCAGAAG GCCGAG ACGGAGCGTAAAAGTGGGAAGAGACAGACAGAgcgggagaagaagaagaagattttGGCTGAGCGGAGGAAGGTGCTGGCCATCGACCACCTGAACGAAGACCAGCTGAG GGAAAAGGCCAAGGAGCTGTGGCAGAGCATCTATGACCTGGAGGCGGAGAAGTTTGACCTGCAGGAGAAGTTCAAGCAGCAGAAATATGAG ATCAATGTTCTCCGAAACAGGATCAACGACAACCAGAAAGT CTCCAAGACCCGAGGGAAGGCCAAGGTCACCGGGCGCTGGAAGTAG
- the TNNT2 gene encoding troponin T, cardiac muscle isoform X3, producing the protein MSDVEETVDEYEEQEEAAAEEHEEVVEEEAGGEAEAGEPSTAEDGEEEEGREAEDGPVEESKPRPRPFMPNLVPPKIPDGERVDFDDIHRKRMEKDLNELQTLIEAHFENRKKEEEELVSLKDRIEKRRAERAEQQRIRTEREKERQTRLAEERARREEEESRRKAEDEARKKKALSNLMHFGGYIQKAETERKSGKRQTEREKKKKILAERRKVLAIDHLNEDQLREKAKELWQSIYDLEAEKFDLQEKFKQQKYEINVLRNRINDNQKVSKTRGKAKVTGRWK; encoded by the exons ATGTCGGACGTGGAAGAGACGGTGGATGAGTATGA GGAGCAGGAAG AAGCAGCCGCGGAAG AGCACGAGGAGGTGGTGGAAGAGGAGGCTGGAGGCGAGGCTGAGGCTGGGGAGCCCAGCACCGCAG aagatggagaagaagaGGAAGGTAGAGAGGCTGAAG ATGGCCCGGTGGAGGAGTCCAAGCCCAGGCCCAG gcccttcaTGCCCAACTTGGTGCCACCCAAGATCCCTGATGGAGAGAGGGTGGACTTTGAT GACATCCACCGGAAGCGCATGGAGAAGGACCTCAACGAGCTGCAGACGCTGATTGAGGCGCATTTCGAGAACcgcaagaaggaggaggaggagctggtctCCCTCAAAGACAGGATC GAGAAGCGGCGGGCCGAGCGCGCGGAGCAGCAGCGCATCCGGACGGAGCGCGAGAAAGAGCGGCAGACGCGCCTGGCG GAGGAGCGCGCCCGccgagaggaggaggagagccgCAGGAAGGCGGAGGACGAGGCGCGCAAGAAGAAGGCTCTGTCCAACTTGATGCACTTCGGAGGCTACATCCAGAAG GCCGAG ACGGAGCGTAAAAGTGGGAAGAGACAGACAGAgcgggagaagaagaagaagattttGGCTGAGCGGAGGAAGGTGCTGGCCATCGACCACCTGAACGAAGACCAGCTGAG GGAAAAGGCCAAGGAGCTGTGGCAGAGCATCTATGACCTGGAGGCGGAGAAGTTTGACCTGCAGGAGAAGTTCAAGCAGCAGAAATATGAG ATCAATGTTCTCCGAAACAGGATCAACGACAACCAGAAAGT CTCCAAGACCCGAGGGAAGGCCAAGGTCACCGGGCGCTGGAAGTAG